CTCGATCTTATCGCACTCGGCCTCACCCCACACGCTCAAACTGCTCTCTCCGTTGATACTTTTTATCCGGCCGGTCTCGCTTATGTCAGCCTTGCCGCTGTCAATCGTTATCCGATCCGGTGATAATCCGTTTTTCTAAGATTTAAGGGCCACAAGGTTAAAAGGCTATTGAGTTCAAGATTAATGTGCATACGCGCACGCTCTCGGCCCCTTGCCGCGCAGTATCGAGCTGCTCTCATTCATGGAATTCTCCATTTTTACATTACTTTTACTAGAAACAAGCCTCGAAGCCTTGAAATGCGTTCGAATATTTTGCTGTGAAACTTCCTACTCGCGCCCCGCATAACTGTTCATTGGTTCAACAAAGTTTCGTCTCGGCACAACAAGTTTTGgaataaaactcgaaattttggCGCCTGCGCAATATTGTTTTGGTATTTCAACGagatttcgtttttcttccatACTTTGAGAGATTTTCTCGATTTGGAGATAATTCGTTTACTTTACTTTCTATTCGTTACAAAAACGATAATTCCGACAGTCATCGCGGAATAAATTACGGACGTGAATTGATTGTTCATCGGAATTTCAGTTCGctgaatataaatttttcgataGAACCAAAGTGGGACGTagaaataaagtgaaaaacgTACGATAGCGAGAAGGCCGAACTTCTCGAAAGGAATTTCTTCCTGCCAGGACATGAAATTCTTGGCGACTTCGAATATTTGGTCGTCGTATCCCCAGAGATATCCGCCGGCGGTGACGTCGATAAAAGTGCTGGGCTGCAGGGTCGTGAGAAAGGCTGTGATACCGACTTGTGCGACAAAGCTCATGTCGCGGCTGAAGGCCATTGCGGAAATGAGAGGGACGTTTGGCACGGAGACGATCTCGTCGTCGGGGCTCCCGCCTTCCCACTGGAACGATCTTTTTTCCTGATAAGTGATGCTCCCGTCGTCGTTGATCGTTGGGTTGACCCTGGTCAGAGTTTCCCTGTAATTGTAAGGCCCGAGCTCGCGAATTTTGAGCTTCTTGGCTCGTCCGTTCTGGAAATCCTCGATGTTCGTGTAGTTGAAAATTCGGACGCGATACGCCGGCCGGACGGGGGGACGCTGCCACCGCTCGAACATCGAGCTGCCCTCCTTTATCTCCAGGTTCGAGAGTATCGTGTCCCGGAATATATTCGTGCACCAAAAAACTACGAACATCCCGAGGCTGCTGATCGCGACGAAGATGAGGGAGCCGATCGAgcagtttttcgaaaataggCGCTCCCGGCGCTCGCTCATCGAGCATTTCGTACTCGCCGACAGGTGCCGGGTCAtctttctctcaaattttaatcCTCCAACTTCGACGCAGATTTTCTCCCCAAGCCTATGTCGATCGAGAGCGCGGTTCCTCGATTCTTCGCTCTTATTTCTCCGCCGAAAATTCACTATTCCCCGGCAAATCGCTCGAGCTCATACGAGCACAACCGAACTGGTCGTCGAACGGTTTCCGGCCAACTGACTTACTCGAGTAACACGTAGTCGAATTAAAATCGCGCGCGGTCGCCTCTTCtcgactcgctctctttttttcgcgTCTGTCTTTCAGTACTTCGCCCGATAACCTCTTCGCCAGGATGACCCCTTCGGCCAACACC
This sequence is a window from Venturia canescens isolate UGA chromosome 8, ASM1945775v1, whole genome shotgun sequence. Protein-coding genes within it:
- the LOC122415380 gene encoding lysosome membrane protein 2-like; protein product: MTRHLSASTKCSMSERRERLFSKNCSIGSLIFVAISSLGMFVVFWCTNIFRDTILSNLEIKEGSSMFERWQRPPVRPAYRVRIFNYTNIEDFQNGRAKKLKIRELGPYNYRETLTRVNPTINDDGSITYQEKRSFQWEGGSPDDEIVSVPNVPLISAMAFSRDMSFVAQVGITAFLTTLQPSTFIDVTAGGYLWGYDDQIFEVAKNFMSWQEEIPFEKFGLLAIKNGLSPDRITIDSGKADISETGRIKSINGESSLSVWGEAECDKIEGTDGTIFSSKALENHNSTLQVYARDMCRALPLEYRGQGMVRGVPTLTYKPPLDALTSTPTKDSCYCARDPSGSKGSPRVCPPAGIFNSSVCSMNMPFLVSFPHFYTGAEELLEMVEGLEPRAEDHESFVEIHPRLGVPIGGVSRFQINVEVRKAVGVPFLGKLKDGTILPLIWIEVGIDGMPEDLQNRFYHAYYTAAALEAGMKWLSIIGIVFCICRVMCILKRSRSERHKALKRNISGQNPLITIEKDP